A DNA window from Pseudomonas tohonis contains the following coding sequences:
- a CDS encoding glutathione S-transferase family protein, with protein sequence MSRPAIKLYRHPLSGHAHRVELMLSLLQLPTELVFVDLAKGAHKQPDFLALNAFGQVPVIDDAGTVVNDSNAILVYLAKRYGEGRWLAEEAVAAARIQRWLSVAAGQVAYGPAAARLITVFGASFNAEEVIHRAHVLLAVMEGELDASLFLAGDTPTIADVANYSYIAHAPEGNVSLEAYPNVRAWLARIEALPGFVPMQRTAAGLNAA encoded by the coding sequence ATGTCTCGTCCCGCCATCAAGCTGTACCGCCACCCGCTGTCCGGCCATGCCCATCGTGTCGAACTCATGCTCTCGCTGCTGCAACTGCCCACCGAGCTGGTCTTCGTCGACCTGGCCAAGGGCGCGCACAAGCAGCCCGACTTCCTTGCCCTCAACGCCTTCGGCCAGGTGCCGGTGATCGATGACGCCGGCACCGTGGTCAACGACTCCAACGCCATCCTCGTCTACCTGGCCAAGCGCTACGGCGAGGGGCGCTGGCTGGCCGAGGAAGCCGTCGCCGCCGCGCGTATCCAGCGTTGGCTGTCGGTGGCCGCCGGGCAGGTCGCCTACGGTCCTGCCGCTGCGCGCCTGATCACCGTCTTCGGCGCCTCCTTCAATGCCGAGGAAGTGATCCACCGGGCCCATGTGCTGCTCGCGGTAATGGAAGGCGAGCTGGACGCCTCCCTCTTCCTCGCCGGTGACACGCCGACCATCGCCGACGTGGCCAACTACAGCTACATCGCCCATGCGCCGGAGGGCAACGTGTCGCTGGAGGCCTATCCCAACGTGCGTGCCTGGCTGGCCCGCATCGAGGCGCTGCCGGGCTTCGTACCGATGCAACGCACCGCCGCCGGCCTCAACGCCGCCTGA
- a CDS encoding GNAT family N-acetyltransferase, whose product MSTPTFRNATLPDTDRCYQIETSAYEGDEAATREKIATRIGRYPEGFLILELDGAVVGFINSGCAHEVVMSDEALKELVGHDAEAPNVVIMSVVIDPAYQGKGLSSLLMRTFVQRMREKGKATIHLMCKERHVELYRRMGYRYVQPSSSDHGGMAWHEMVMDL is encoded by the coding sequence ATGAGCACGCCCACCTTCCGCAACGCTACCCTCCCCGACACCGACCGCTGCTACCAGATCGAGACCTCCGCCTATGAAGGCGACGAGGCCGCCACGCGGGAGAAGATCGCGACGCGCATCGGGCGGTACCCCGAGGGCTTCCTGATCCTGGAGCTGGACGGCGCGGTGGTCGGCTTCATCAACAGTGGCTGCGCCCACGAGGTGGTGATGTCCGACGAGGCGCTCAAGGAGCTGGTGGGCCACGACGCCGAGGCGCCGAACGTGGTGATCATGTCGGTGGTGATCGACCCGGCGTACCAGGGCAAGGGCCTGTCCTCGCTGCTGATGCGCACCTTCGTGCAACGCATGCGCGAGAAGGGCAAGGCGACCATCCACCTGATGTGCAAGGAGCGCCATGTCGAGTTGTACCGGCGCATGGGCTACCGCTATGTGCAGCCTTCCTCGTCCGACCACGGCGGCATGGCCTGGCACGAGATGGTGATGGACCTTTGA
- a CDS encoding NAD(P)/FAD-dependent oxidoreductase, producing the protein MIRINELSLPLDHSPDELRKAIVKRLGIGDADLLGFTVFKRSYDARKKNSVILFIYIIDLEARDEAAILVRFADDHNIRPAPDTRYYPVAQAPAGLAERPLVVGFGPCGLFAALLLAQMGFRPIVLERGKDVRSRTKDTWALWRKKVLTPESNVQFGEGGAGLFSDGKLYSQIKDPKFYARKVMHEFVRAGAPEEIMYVSKPHIGTFRLTGVVATMREEIIALGGEVRFESKVTDLLIDDGQLEGVVLANGETLHSRHVVLALGHSSRDTFRMLHRQGVFLEAKPFAIGFRIEHPQGLIDEARLGKYAGHPELGAADYKVVHHARNGRAVYSFCMCPGGTVVAATSEVGRVVTNGMSQYSRNERNANSGIVVGINPEQDFPGGPLAGVEFQERLESRAYELGGSDYCAPGQLVGDFIRGVPSSEFGDVEPSYKPGVRLGDLAPSLPDYAIEAIREALPAFGKQIRGFDRADAVLTGIETRTSSPVRITRDNETLQSLNLKGLYPAGEGAGYAGGILSAGVDGIKVAEALARSMLSANSH; encoded by the coding sequence ATGATTCGCATCAACGAACTGTCCCTGCCCCTCGACCACTCCCCCGATGAACTGCGCAAGGCCATCGTCAAGCGCCTGGGTATCGGCGACGCCGACCTGCTGGGCTTCACCGTCTTCAAGCGCAGCTACGATGCCCGCAAGAAGAACAGCGTCATCCTGTTCATCTACATCATCGACCTGGAGGCACGCGACGAGGCGGCGATCCTGGTGCGCTTCGCCGACGACCACAACATCCGCCCGGCCCCGGACACCCGCTACTACCCGGTCGCCCAGGCGCCGGCCGGGCTGGCCGAGCGTCCGCTGGTGGTGGGGTTCGGCCCCTGCGGGCTGTTCGCGGCGCTGCTGCTCGCGCAGATGGGCTTCAGGCCCATCGTGCTGGAGCGCGGCAAGGACGTGCGCAGCCGCACCAAGGACACCTGGGCGCTGTGGCGCAAGAAGGTCCTCACCCCCGAGTCCAACGTGCAGTTCGGCGAGGGTGGGGCCGGCCTGTTCTCCGACGGCAAGCTCTACAGCCAGATCAAGGACCCGAAGTTCTACGCCCGCAAGGTGATGCACGAGTTCGTCCGCGCCGGCGCGCCGGAAGAGATCATGTACGTGAGCAAGCCGCACATCGGCACCTTCCGCCTCACCGGCGTGGTCGCCACCATGCGCGAGGAGATCATCGCCCTGGGCGGCGAGGTGCGCTTCGAGAGCAAGGTGACTGACTTGCTGATCGACGACGGCCAGCTCGAAGGCGTGGTGCTGGCCAATGGCGAGACCCTGCACAGCCGCCATGTGGTCCTGGCCCTGGGCCACAGCTCCCGCGACACCTTCCGCATGCTGCACCGCCAGGGCGTGTTCCTGGAGGCCAAGCCCTTCGCCATCGGCTTCCGCATCGAGCACCCCCAGGGCCTGATCGACGAGGCGCGCCTGGGCAAGTACGCCGGCCACCCGGAACTGGGCGCCGCCGACTACAAGGTGGTGCACCACGCCAGGAACGGCCGCGCCGTCTACAGCTTCTGCATGTGCCCGGGCGGCACCGTGGTGGCGGCCACCTCCGAGGTGGGGCGCGTGGTCACCAACGGCATGAGCCAGTACTCGCGCAACGAGCGCAACGCCAACTCGGGCATCGTCGTCGGCATCAACCCGGAGCAGGATTTCCCCGGCGGCCCGCTGGCCGGCGTGGAGTTCCAGGAGCGCCTGGAATCCCGTGCCTACGAGCTGGGCGGCAGCGACTACTGCGCCCCCGGCCAACTGGTGGGCGACTTCATCCGTGGCGTGCCGTCCAGCGAGTTCGGCGACGTGGAGCCCTCCTACAAGCCCGGCGTGCGCCTGGGCGACCTTGCGCCTTCCCTGCCGGACTACGCCATCGAGGCCATCCGCGAGGCACTGCCGGCGTTCGGCAAGCAGATCCGTGGCTTCGACCGTGCCGACGCGGTGCTCACCGGCATCGAGACCCGCACCTCGTCCCCGGTGCGCATCACCCGTGACAACGAGACCCTGCAGAGCCTCAACCTCAAGGGCCTGTACCCGGCCGGCGAAGGCGCCGGCTACGCCGGCGGCATCCTCTCGGCGGGGGTGGACGGCATCAAGGTGGCCGAGGCACTGGCCAGGTCGATGCTGTCGGCCAACAGCCACTGA
- a CDS encoding NUDIX hydrolase: MNGTLTVHKTCPVVLRQRGTLEILAFLHPLAGRQLVKGSVEPGETSAAAAVRELAEEAGVQGEVIRDLGTWQATGTGHTWAFHACRVDPDLADTWSHDTEDDGGHRFRFFWHPLDAEPTEEWHPIFRDALTFIRQALR, from the coding sequence TTGAATGGCACCCTGACCGTGCACAAGACCTGCCCCGTGGTGCTGCGCCAGCGGGGCACGCTGGAGATACTCGCCTTCCTCCACCCGCTCGCCGGCCGGCAACTGGTCAAAGGCAGTGTGGAGCCAGGGGAAACCAGCGCGGCGGCAGCCGTGCGCGAGCTCGCCGAAGAGGCCGGCGTCCAGGGCGAAGTGATCCGCGACCTGGGCACCTGGCAGGCCACCGGCACCGGCCACACCTGGGCCTTCCATGCGTGCCGGGTCGACCCGGACCTGGCAGACACCTGGAGCCACGACACGGAAGATGACGGCGGCCACAGGTTCCGTTTCTTCTGGCACCCACTGGATGCCGAACCCACCGAGGAATGGCACCCGATCTTCCGCGATGCCCTGACGTTCATCAGGCAGGCACTCCGCTGA
- a CDS encoding pyridoxamine 5'-phosphate oxidase family protein yields MEQTPSQRPSPWHAGERQLQETVGVAERMEAHGQKVIRDHMPDQHRAFFHQLPFLIAGAVDGEGRPWATLIEGPEGFVTSPDPRHLVFDLAARPLDPLDPATPGLGAGAALGLLGIELHTRRRNRLNGAIDQASAQQFVVQVEHSFGNCPQYIQRREWSSSPEPRGTVREDAAELDERTRAMIRAADTFFVASYVDHEDGSRSVDVSHRGGRAGFVRVEGNRLTIPDYAGNLHFNTLGNLLSNPRAGLLFVDFEQGNVLQVQGRAEVILDSPLIAAFDGAERIWTLDIEQVVFRPNAVSLRWDFDEYAPTSLLTGTWAEADERLRETERRRQWQRWRVLSQQQESHDIRSLVLAPEEGGEVSFAPGQHIPLRLVTADGEALVRTYSVSSAPSDGQLRISVKAQGKGSRHLHEQVRVGDVLEARPPLGGFTLKTDSQRPVVLIGAGVGITPMVSMARELVALNQRQPQGRRIHLFQGARALHDLPFQAELQALSSRSGGLLRWVRALSAPEAEARLGHDFELNGRLDLAHIQASLPFDDYDFYLCGPAAFTQSIYDGLRGLNIADSRIHAEAFGPSTLRRQVDGQAPTRVQPPAATSPVPVYFTHSAKEARWTPESGSLLELAESRGLTPEFSCRGGSCGTCRTRRISGEVHYPNPPAEMPEADMVLICCAVPAAGEEGAQPLVLDL; encoded by the coding sequence ATGGAACAGACTCCCAGCCAGCGCCCCTCGCCCTGGCATGCCGGTGAAAGGCAACTGCAGGAAACGGTCGGCGTGGCCGAGCGGATGGAAGCCCACGGGCAGAAAGTCATCCGCGACCATATGCCCGACCAGCACCGTGCCTTCTTCCATCAACTGCCCTTCCTGATCGCCGGTGCGGTGGATGGCGAGGGACGACCCTGGGCCACCCTGATCGAGGGCCCCGAAGGCTTCGTCACCTCGCCCGACCCCAGGCACCTGGTCTTCGACCTGGCCGCCCGCCCGCTGGACCCGCTGGACCCGGCCACCCCCGGCCTGGGTGCCGGCGCCGCCCTCGGCCTGCTCGGCATCGAACTGCACACGCGGCGTCGCAACCGCCTCAACGGTGCGATCGACCAGGCCTCGGCACAGCAGTTCGTGGTGCAGGTCGAGCACTCCTTCGGCAACTGCCCGCAGTACATCCAGCGACGGGAATGGAGCAGCTCCCCCGAGCCGCGCGGCACCGTCCGCGAGGACGCCGCCGAGCTGGACGAACGCACCCGCGCGATGATCCGCGCCGCCGACACCTTCTTCGTCGCCAGCTACGTCGACCACGAGGACGGCAGCCGCTCCGTGGATGTCTCCCACCGTGGCGGGCGCGCAGGCTTCGTGCGGGTGGAGGGCAACCGCCTGACCATCCCCGACTACGCCGGCAACCTGCACTTCAACACCCTGGGCAACCTGCTGAGCAACCCGCGCGCCGGCCTGCTGTTCGTCGACTTCGAGCAGGGCAACGTGCTGCAGGTACAGGGCCGTGCCGAGGTGATCCTCGACAGCCCGCTGATCGCCGCCTTCGACGGTGCCGAGCGCATCTGGACCCTCGATATCGAGCAGGTGGTGTTCCGCCCCAACGCGGTGTCGCTGCGCTGGGACTTCGACGAATACGCGCCCACCAGCCTGCTCACCGGCACCTGGGCCGAGGCGGACGAGCGCCTGCGCGAGACCGAGCGGCGGCGCCAGTGGCAGCGCTGGCGCGTGCTGAGCCAGCAGCAGGAAAGCCACGACATCCGCTCGCTGGTGCTGGCGCCCGAGGAGGGTGGCGAGGTGAGCTTCGCCCCCGGCCAGCACATTCCCTTGCGCCTGGTCACCGCTGATGGCGAGGCCCTGGTGCGCACCTACAGCGTCTCCAGCGCGCCGAGCGACGGTCAGCTGCGTATCAGCGTCAAGGCCCAGGGCAAGGGCTCGCGGCACCTGCACGAGCAAGTGCGGGTCGGCGATGTGCTGGAAGCCCGCCCGCCCCTGGGTGGCTTCACCCTGAAGACCGACAGCCAGCGCCCCGTCGTGCTGATCGGCGCGGGCGTGGGCATCACCCCGATGGTCTCCATGGCCCGCGAGCTGGTGGCGCTCAACCAGCGGCAGCCGCAAGGCCGACGCATCCACCTGTTCCAGGGCGCGCGGGCGCTGCACGACCTGCCGTTCCAGGCAGAGCTGCAGGCGCTTTCGAGCCGCTCGGGTGGCCTGCTGCGCTGGGTGCGCGCCCTGAGCGCCCCGGAAGCCGAGGCACGTCTGGGGCATGACTTCGAACTGAACGGCCGCCTCGACCTGGCGCATATCCAGGCCAGCCTGCCGTTCGACGACTACGACTTCTACCTGTGCGGCCCGGCGGCCTTTACCCAGTCGATCTACGACGGCCTGCGCGGGCTGAACATCGCCGATTCGCGCATCCATGCCGAGGCCTTCGGCCCCTCGACGTTGCGGCGCCAGGTCGACGGGCAGGCGCCCACGCGGGTCCAGCCACCGGCGGCCACGAGCCCGGTGCCGGTGTACTTCACCCATTCGGCCAAGGAAGCACGCTGGACACCGGAGAGCGGCAGCCTGCTGGAGCTGGCGGAAAGCCGCGGCCTGACCCCCGAGTTCAGCTGCCGGGGCGGCTCGTGCGGCACCTGCCGCACGCGCCGCATCAGCGGCGAGGTGCATTACCCCAACCCGCCGGCGGAAATGCCCGAGGCCGACATGGTGCTGATCTGCTGCGCCGTCCCGGCGGCGGGCGAAGAGGGCGCCCAACCCCTAGTGCTCGACCTGTGA
- a CDS encoding LysR family transcriptional regulator, producing the protein MSRHREMQVFLAVAHAGSLAGGARRLQLSQATVMRTLAALEARLGSALLLRGPRGASLSPEGERFAESCERILGRVEEAERSVTGLHTEPAGALHLAMPLLMAHQVFTPIALDYLNAFPGMTLDIRAREGLPRLLEEGIDVALVTGPLPDSSGFAVPLGRVRPLVCAAPGYLARHGRPDRPEALSGLPTIVATSTGHAGEWRFADGAVKVTPRLLCSTPQAAIRAAVAGLGLTRCLSHEVHQELQAGQLETVLEPFAAAPLPVHLVYREGRRAAARVRSFLDFAVPRLRAHPALEG; encoded by the coding sequence ATGAGCCGCCACCGCGAGATGCAGGTCTTCCTGGCCGTGGCCCACGCGGGCAGCCTGGCGGGGGGCGCGCGCCGCCTGCAACTGTCCCAGGCCACCGTGATGCGCACCCTCGCCGCCCTGGAGGCGCGGCTGGGCAGCGCCTTGCTGTTGCGCGGCCCGCGCGGGGCCAGCCTGAGCCCGGAGGGCGAGCGCTTCGCCGAAAGCTGCGAGCGCATCCTCGGGCGGGTGGAGGAGGCGGAGCGCTCCGTCACCGGCCTGCACACCGAGCCGGCCGGTGCACTGCACCTGGCGATGCCGCTGCTGATGGCGCACCAAGTGTTCACCCCCATCGCCCTCGACTACCTGAACGCCTTCCCCGGGATGACCCTGGACATCCGGGCCCGCGAGGGGCTGCCACGGTTGCTGGAGGAGGGGATCGACGTCGCCCTGGTGACCGGCCCGCTGCCGGACTCCTCGGGGTTCGCCGTGCCGCTGGGGCGGGTCCGCCCCCTCGTCTGCGCGGCGCCCGGCTACCTGGCGCGCCACGGCCGGCCGGACCGCCCCGAGGCGCTGTCCGGATTGCCGACCATAGTCGCCACCTCCACCGGCCATGCCGGCGAGTGGCGCTTCGCCGACGGTGCGGTGAAGGTCACGCCCCGGCTGCTCTGCAGCACCCCGCAGGCCGCCATCCGCGCCGCCGTCGCCGGGCTGGGGCTGACCCGTTGCCTGAGCCACGAGGTGCACCAGGAGCTGCAGGCCGGCCAGTTGGAAACGGTGCTGGAACCCTTCGCCGCCGCGCCGCTGCCGGTGCACCTGGTCTACCGCGAAGGCCGCCGCGCCGCCGCGCGGGTGCGCAGCTTCCTCGACTTCGCCGTGCCACGGCTGCGCGCCCATCCTGCGCTCGAGGGGTGA
- a CDS encoding LysR family transcriptional regulator has protein sequence MDRFQEMKVLLAVTEAESFAGGAKLMGLSPPSVTRAIAALEARLGTLLLARSTRSLRLTEAGRRYVEDCRRILLELEEAEELAAGSNVRPRGRLTVTAPVMFGELFLIPLIAEYLDLYPEVEINALLVDRVVNMVEEGVDVAVRIGSLREGEHLALQVGQIRPVVCAAPSLLDRIGRPSRPEDLENAQVVMSSASGLLTHWQFMGPDGPFGFTPTPRLLVSSNQAAIKAARLGWGFTRVLSYQVAEAIAKGELETVLDAFAMPALPVYIIQQGGRRESAKVRTFVDHCATRFRADAALRAAGAPVAR, from the coding sequence GTGGACAGGTTCCAGGAAATGAAGGTGCTGCTGGCGGTGACCGAGGCGGAGAGCTTCGCCGGTGGCGCGAAGCTGATGGGCCTCTCGCCGCCCAGCGTGACGCGCGCCATCGCTGCGCTGGAGGCACGCCTCGGCACCCTGCTGCTGGCGCGCAGCACGCGCAGCCTGCGCCTCACCGAGGCGGGGCGGCGCTATGTGGAGGATTGCCGGCGCATCCTGCTGGAGCTGGAAGAGGCCGAGGAGCTGGCCGCCGGCAGCAACGTGCGCCCGCGCGGGCGGCTGACGGTGACGGCGCCGGTGATGTTCGGCGAGCTGTTCCTCATCCCGCTGATCGCCGAATACCTCGACCTGTACCCGGAGGTGGAAATCAACGCCCTGCTGGTCGACCGCGTGGTGAACATGGTCGAGGAGGGCGTGGACGTCGCCGTGCGCATCGGCTCGCTCCGCGAAGGCGAGCACCTGGCGCTGCAGGTCGGGCAGATACGCCCGGTGGTCTGCGCCGCGCCGTCGCTGCTCGACCGCATCGGCCGGCCGAGCCGCCCCGAGGACCTGGAGAACGCCCAGGTGGTGATGTCGTCGGCCAGCGGGCTGCTCACCCACTGGCAGTTCATGGGGCCGGACGGCCCGTTCGGGTTCACGCCGACGCCACGCCTGCTGGTCAGCTCCAACCAGGCGGCGATCAAGGCCGCGCGCCTGGGCTGGGGCTTCACCCGCGTGCTGTCGTACCAGGTGGCCGAGGCCATCGCCAAGGGTGAACTGGAGACGGTGCTCGACGCCTTCGCCATGCCCGCGCTGCCGGTGTACATCATCCAGCAGGGGGGCCGGCGCGAGTCGGCCAAGGTGCGTACCTTCGTCGACCACTGCGCTACGCGCTTCCGCGCCGATGCCGCCTTGCGCGCGGCGGGGGCGCCGGTCGCGCGATGA
- the rlmE gene encoding 23S rRNA (uridine(2552)-2'-O)-methyltransferase RlmE — MKRSKSSRRWLDEHVNDPYVKRAQKDGLRSRSSYKLIELNEKDKLIRPGMLVMDLGSAPGGWSQVAGKLVGDTGRVLATDILPMDGLDNVDFIQGDFTDDGVFQQLLDKLDGRKPDLIVSDIAPNISGVAAADQASSMYLVELTLDMVRQVLKPNGNYVVKVFQGEGSDEFLKDVRTSFEKVFIRKPEASRPRSREVYLVGKGFKG, encoded by the coding sequence ATGAAACGATCCAAAAGCAGCCGCCGCTGGCTGGATGAACACGTCAACGACCCCTATGTGAAACGGGCCCAGAAGGATGGCTTGCGCTCGCGCTCCAGCTACAAGCTGATCGAGCTGAACGAGAAGGACAAGCTGATCCGCCCCGGCATGCTGGTCATGGACCTGGGCTCCGCCCCGGGCGGCTGGTCGCAGGTGGCCGGCAAGCTGGTGGGCGATACCGGGCGCGTCCTGGCCACCGACATCCTGCCGATGGACGGCCTGGACAACGTCGACTTCATCCAGGGCGACTTCACCGACGACGGCGTGTTCCAGCAACTCCTCGACAAGCTCGACGGCCGCAAGCCCGACCTGATCGTCTCCGACATCGCCCCCAACATCAGCGGCGTCGCCGCCGCCGACCAGGCGTCCTCGATGTACCTGGTCGAACTCACCCTCGACATGGTCCGCCAGGTGCTCAAGCCCAACGGCAACTACGTGGTCAAGGTCTTCCAGGGCGAAGGCTCCGACGAGTTCCTCAAGGACGTGCGCACCTCGTTCGAGAAGGTCTTCATCCGCAAACCGGAAGCCTCGCGCCCGCGCTCGCGGGAGGTCTACCTGGTGGGCAAGGGCTTCAAGGGCTGA
- a CDS encoding acetoacetate decarboxylase (ADC), whose translation MKLRNMAVMAGALLGAVAFSSWAGDAATAPEATATTRIAGQDIPVVAGGLYDRYHSNPPLEVIAVEAPDIDLSWFKTLHKTRVDIGFESYSPNFYYRNSRVTAVFTADLEKLRSLMPAKVLEQVQPLQVWPGRGLVALTAYAYHYCDNDSYNEIALSIVTNKPGNANLGPITLVGQSMSKDFWGYVLKLPVNTELARVRGVVGYNLPKWLTGIDYRESDTSITYEIRDSQTGKVDVTLETRKLDDLSNEVELATSSFTNLDHDGKLTYGYAISRQQSHASSGDEDAVKLVLGDGSLSSYIKELKIGKMMKYEYVPEFQSALYAPAPLETLLQAE comes from the coding sequence ATGAAACTCAGAAACATGGCGGTGATGGCGGGCGCGCTCCTGGGCGCCGTCGCGTTTTCCTCCTGGGCGGGCGACGCGGCCACGGCCCCGGAAGCCACCGCCACCACCCGCATCGCCGGCCAGGACATCCCCGTGGTCGCCGGCGGGCTGTACGACCGCTACCACTCCAACCCGCCGCTCGAGGTCATCGCTGTCGAAGCCCCGGACATCGACCTCAGCTGGTTCAAGACGCTGCACAAGACCCGGGTGGATATCGGCTTCGAGTCCTATTCGCCGAACTTCTACTACCGCAACAGCCGGGTAACGGCGGTGTTCACCGCGGACCTGGAAAAACTCCGCTCGCTGATGCCGGCCAAGGTGCTGGAACAGGTCCAGCCGCTGCAGGTGTGGCCCGGCCGTGGCCTGGTGGCGCTGACCGCCTACGCCTATCACTACTGCGACAATGACAGCTACAACGAGATCGCCCTGTCCATCGTCACCAACAAGCCCGGCAACGCCAACCTGGGCCCCATCACCCTGGTCGGCCAGTCGATGTCGAAGGATTTCTGGGGCTATGTGCTCAAGCTGCCGGTCAACACCGAGCTGGCGCGGGTGCGCGGCGTGGTCGGCTACAACCTGCCCAAGTGGCTGACCGGCATCGACTACCGCGAAAGCGACACGTCCATCACCTACGAGATACGCGACAGCCAGACGGGCAAGGTGGATGTGACCCTGGAGACCCGCAAGCTGGACGACCTCTCCAATGAAGTCGAGCTGGCCACCAGCAGCTTCACCAACCTCGACCACGACGGGAAGCTGACCTATGGCTACGCGATCTCCCGCCAGCAGAGCCACGCCTCCAGCGGCGACGAGGACGCGGTGAAACTGGTGCTGGGCGACGGCAGCCTGTCCAGCTACATCAAGGAACTGAAGATCGGGAAGATGATGAAGTACGAGTACGTGCCCGAGTTCCAGAGCGCGCTGTATGCACCGGCGCCCCTGGAAACCCTGTTGCAGGCCGAGTGA
- a CDS encoding TrmH family RNA methyltransferase, giving the protein MKLDDIKKLHQKKYRAEFGHFLVEGEHLLLELQKAAEHNPQLLRSQLYVTAAYEQWQSPFETHVISDRQMAQVADTKTPQGIIALVPMPDASAPAPVAGERAIYLHEIQDPGNLGTILRTLAWFGGFRCLLSPGSVDPYNPKVVRASMGAIFHAPMELDVALESLGSRFERIACLDMHGEPVQSAAFKAFDCYLFGNEARGVPREQLTALDARPFTIPGSGAIESLNLASTVNMCAYELTR; this is encoded by the coding sequence ATGAAACTCGACGACATCAAGAAGCTCCACCAGAAGAAGTACCGGGCCGAGTTCGGTCACTTCCTGGTGGAGGGCGAGCACCTGCTGCTGGAATTGCAGAAGGCCGCCGAGCACAACCCGCAGCTGCTGCGCAGCCAGCTTTACGTGACCGCCGCCTACGAGCAGTGGCAGAGCCCGTTCGAGACCCACGTGATCAGCGACCGGCAGATGGCGCAGGTGGCCGATACCAAGACGCCCCAGGGCATCATCGCGCTGGTGCCGATGCCGGATGCGTCCGCGCCGGCGCCGGTCGCCGGCGAGCGTGCCATCTACCTGCACGAGATCCAGGACCCGGGCAACCTCGGCACCATCCTGCGCACTCTGGCGTGGTTCGGCGGCTTCCGCTGCCTGCTCAGCCCCGGCAGCGTCGACCCGTACAACCCCAAGGTCGTGCGCGCCAGCATGGGCGCCATCTTCCATGCGCCCATGGAACTGGATGTGGCGCTGGAATCCCTCGGCAGCCGCTTCGAGCGCATCGCCTGCCTGGACATGCACGGCGAGCCGGTGCAGTCCGCCGCCTTCAAGGCCTTCGACTGCTACCTGTTCGGCAACGAGGCGCGCGGTGTGCCGCGTGAACAGCTCACCGCACTCGACGCCCGGCCCTTCACCATCCCCGGCAGCGGTGCCATCGAATCGCTGAACCTGGCCTCGACGGTCAACATGTGCGCCTACGAGCTGACCCGCTGA
- a CDS encoding MFS transporter codes for MSVSTTASPLAATAAANPASPLVMRVIGACALAHLINDLIQAVLPSIYPMLKANYGLSFTQVGLITLTFQLTASLLQPWVGYYTDRHPKPWLLPAGSLCTLVGILLLAFVGSFPAILMASALVGIGSSTFHPEASRIARLASGGRYGLAQSTFQVGGNAGSAFGPLLAAAIVIPYGQGHVAWFGLFATFAILVLYGLSRWYRNHLNLFRLKQGGAATHGLSRRRVTFALVILALLVFSKYFYMASLTSYFTFYLIEKFDLSVATSQVYLFLFLGSVAAGTFFGGPIGDRIGRKKVIWFSILGVAPFTLALPHVDLFWTGVLSMVIGFILASAFSAIVVFAQELVPGNVGMIAGVFFGLMFGFGGIGGALLGHLADIHGIEHVFFLCSFLPLLGILTILLPSTKKA; via the coding sequence ATGTCCGTCAGCACCACCGCTTCTCCCCTGGCCGCGACTGCGGCGGCGAACCCGGCCAGCCCGCTGGTCATGCGCGTGATCGGCGCCTGCGCGCTGGCCCACCTGATCAACGACCTGATCCAGGCGGTGCTGCCGTCGATCTACCCGATGCTCAAGGCCAACTACGGCCTGAGCTTCACCCAGGTCGGCCTGATCACCCTGACATTCCAGCTCACCGCCTCGCTGCTGCAGCCCTGGGTCGGCTACTACACCGACCGCCATCCCAAGCCCTGGCTGCTGCCGGCCGGCTCGCTGTGCACCCTGGTGGGCATCCTGCTGCTGGCCTTCGTCGGCTCCTTCCCGGCGATCCTCATGGCCTCGGCGCTGGTGGGCATCGGCTCGTCCACCTTCCACCCGGAAGCCTCGCGCATCGCCCGGCTGGCGTCGGGCGGGCGCTACGGCCTGGCGCAGTCCACCTTCCAGGTCGGCGGCAACGCCGGCAGTGCGTTCGGCCCGCTGCTCGCGGCGGCCATCGTCATCCCCTACGGGCAGGGCCACGTGGCCTGGTTCGGGCTGTTCGCCACCTTCGCCATCCTGGTGCTCTATGGCCTAAGCCGCTGGTACCGCAACCACCTGAACCTGTTCCGCCTCAAGCAGGGCGGCGCCGCGACCCACGGCCTGTCCAGGCGCCGGGTGACCTTCGCCCTGGTGATCCTGGCGCTGCTGGTGTTCTCCAAGTACTTCTACATGGCCAGCCTCACCAGCTACTTCACCTTCTACCTGATCGAGAAGTTCGACCTGTCGGTGGCCACCTCGCAGGTCTACCTCTTCCTGTTCCTCGGCTCCGTCGCCGCTGGCACCTTCTTCGGTGGCCCCATCGGCGACCGCATCGGGCGCAAGAAGGTGATCTGGTTCTCCATCCTCGGCGTTGCGCCCTTCACCCTGGCGCTGCCCCACGTGGACCTGTTCTGGACCGGCGTGCTGAGCATGGTCATCGGCTTCATCCTCGCCTCGGCCTTCTCCGCCATCGTGGTCTTCGCCCAGGAGCTGGTGCCCGGCAACGTGGGCATGATCGCCGGCGTGTTCTTCGGCCTGATGTTCGGCTTCGGCGGCATCGGCGGGGCGCTGCTGGGGCACCTGGCGGACATCCACGGCATCGAGCACGTGTTCTTCCTCTGCTCCTTCCTGCCGCTGCTGGGCATTCTCACCATCCTCCTGCCCTCGACGAAGAAGGCCTGA